From Apium graveolens cultivar Ventura chromosome 9, ASM990537v1, whole genome shotgun sequence, the proteins below share one genomic window:
- the LOC141683808 gene encoding F-box/kelch-repeat protein At3g06240-like has protein sequence MAKKGKGGNIYRRPTRPSHTSSSSSDLSSQQHLTGKSLPEDLIVEILCRTLAKSLVRFRCVCKSWLSLTHHPKFIDMHLKRNLSQNKRLVLHGFAPNLTARVMCLFHVDEPLVPLYELKRNYVRRSDYPDNFSFAEFFDEMEFCGSVNGIICLSHSQNEEGGRHVSWGSFAVLWNPAINRTKLVSLPPRKSLFDIWQMVSVGLGYDAANDDYKIIRLVSVAIPDVVGHIESRVEIYSSNKDCWKPVCNGAKINFYPRLPNCSFIVKGVPYWHNDKLGLGAFDPRTGMYKNIPYPRFVKNERTEVHPVNMMDKVSALVYSPGEIPNQMVDLYVLDSSGLWIKGITTGPIAGEALRMPQCLTTGEIVVEMWKGETSDYRSTFFYDPKTSHCSSKFVAFQSLWYQSYCHVESLVSVKGMEPFGNESKNKKKPWTKNRDKYLSEGFKLVLRFYEV, from the exons ATGGCGAAGAAAGGAAAGGGAGGTAACATATATCGAAGGCCAACTCGACCTTCACACACCTCATCGTCATCTTCAGATCTATCATCGCAACAACACCTCACCGGAAAATCTCTGCCGGAAGATCTAATCGTCGAGATTCTCTGTCGAACTCTGGCCAAATCTCTCGTACGCTTCAGGTGTGTTTGCAAGTCCTGGCTCTCTCTAACTCATCATCCTAAATTCATTGATATGCATCTTAAACGTAATTTGTCGCAAAACAAGCGATTAGTACTTCATGGATTTGCACCTAACTTAACTGCTAGGGTTATGTGTTTGTTTCATGTTGATGAGCCGTTAGTGCCTTTGTATGAATTGAAAAGGAATTATGTTCGGAGATCGGATTATCCTGATAATTTTAGCTTTGCTGAATTTTTCGATGAGATGGAGTTTTGTGGTTCGGTGAATGGGATAATTTGTCTGTCGCATAGTCAGAATGAGGAGGGTGGGCGTCATGTTTCCTGGGGAAGTTTTGCGGTGTTGTGGAACCCGGCTATTAATCGTACTAAATTAGTTAGCCTCCCGCCTAGGAAATCGTTGTTTGATATATGGCAAATGGTGTCGGTTGGTTTGGGTTatgatgctgctaatgatgatTATAAAATCATTAGGCTTGTTTCGGTTGCTATTCCAGATGTGGTTGGACATATTGAGTCTAGGGTTGAGATCTATTCATCAAATAAGGATTGTTGGAAACCTGTTTGTAATGGGGCAAAAATCAACTTCTATCCTAGGTTGCCGAACTGCAGTTTTATAGTAAAGGGGGTTCCGTATTGGCATAATGATAAATTGGGTCTTGGTGCATTTGATCCTCGTACAGGGATGTATAAGAATATTCCTTATCCAAGGTTTGTCAAGAATGAAAGGACTGAGGTGCATCCTGTGAATATGATGGATAAGGTTTCTGCCCTTGTTTACTCTCCTGGTGAAATTCCAAATCAAATGGTCGATTTGTATGTGTTGGATAGCTCTGGTTTGTGGATAAAGGGTATTACCACTGGGCCAATTGCTGGTGAAGCACTGCGGATGCCTCAGTGCCTTACTACTGGTGAGATTGTAGTTGAGATGTGGAAAGGTGAAACTTCAGATTACAGGAGTACTTTCTTCTATGACCCCAAAACTAGTCATTGCTCTAGTAAGTTTGTTGCTTTTCAGTCACTTTGGTATCAATCTTATTGTCATGTTGAGAGCCTTGTTTCTGTCAAGGGAATGGAGCCTTTTGGTAACGAGAGTAAAAACAAGAAGAAACCTTGGACGAAGaacag GGATAAGTATCTATCTGAAGGTTTCAAGCTGGTCCTGCGCTTTTATGAAGTCTGA